One stretch of Punica granatum isolate Tunisia-2019 chromosome 5, ASM765513v2, whole genome shotgun sequence DNA includes these proteins:
- the LOC116206643 gene encoding ATP synthase gamma chain, chloroplastic: MSCSNLTMLVSSKPSLSDATALSFRSSLTPFQVPSHNPSSPGSRPTGPIQCGLRELRERIDSVKNTQKITEAMKLVAAAKVRRAQEAVVNGRPFSETLVEVLYNINEQLQTEDIDVPLTKVRPVKKVALVVVTGDRGLCGGFNNAIIKKAEARIADLKELGLDYTVISVGKKGNSYFQRRPYIPVDKFLEGGSLPTAKEAQAIADDVFSLFVSEEVDKVELLYTKFVSLVKSDPVIHTLLPLSPKGEICDVNGICVDAAEDEFFRLTTKEGKLTVERDLVRTKTDDFSPILQFEQDPVQILDALLPLYLNSQILRALQESLASELAARMSAMSNATDNATELKKSLSIVYNRQRQAKITGEILEIVAGANALS, translated from the coding sequence ATGTCGTGCTCGAATCTGACAATGTTGGTGTCCTCGAAGCCTTCCCTTTCGGATGCCACTGCCCTGTCCTTCCGGAGCTCCCTGACCCCTTTCCAGGTCCCCTCCCACAATCCTAGCTCCCCGGGATCCCGCCCCACCGGCCCGATCCAGTGCGGGCTCCGGGAGCTCCGTGAACGGATTGACTCCGTCAAGAACACCCAGAAAATCACCGAGGCCATGAAACTCGTGGCCGCTGCCAAGGTCCGACGTGCCCAGGAAGCAGTCGTGAACGGCCGACCGTTCTCCGAGACCTTGGTCGAGGTCCTCTACAACATCAATGAGCAGCTCCAGACCGAGGACATCGACGTGCCCCTCACCAAGGTCCGCCCAGTGAAGAAGGTCGCCTTGGTGGTTGTCACAGGAGACCGTGGGCTGTGCGGAGGGTTCAACAATGCGATCATCAAGAAGGCCGAGGCAAGGATCGCTGATCTGAAAGAGCTCGGACTTGACTACACCGTCATAAGTGTTGGTAAAAAGGGTAACTCCTACTTCCAGCGGCGGCCTTATATCCCGGTGGATAAGTTCCTCGAGGGCGGCTCCCTCCCGACTGCGAAAGAAGCCCAAGCAATCGCCGATGATGTCTTCTCTTTATTCGTGTCCGAGGAGGTCGATAAAGTCGAGCTCTTGTACACGAAGTTCGTGTCCTTGGTCAAGTCTGATCCAGTGATCCACACCCTCCTCCCCCTGTCACCTAAGGGAGAGATATGCGATGTGAATGGAATCTGTGTCGATGCAGCTGAGGATGAGTTCTTCCGCCTGACCACCAAGGAAGGGAAGCTGACAGTGGAGAGAGACTTGGTGAGGACTAAGACCGATGACTTCTCCCCGATCCTGCAGTTCGAGCAGGACCCGGTTCAGATCCTCGATGCCCTGCTGCCCCTATACCTCAACAGTCAAATCCTAAGGGCCCTACAGGAGTCTCTGGCGAGCGAACTTGCAGCGAGAATGAGCGCAATGAGCAACGCCACTGATAATGCTACGGAGCTGAAGAAGTCGCTCTCGATCGTATACAATCGGCAGAGGCAGGCAAAGATTACTGGTGAAATATTGGAGATTGTCGCCGGAGCCAATGCTTTATCTTAA